The Plantactinospora sp. KBS50 sequence CCCGCCCAGCTCATCCTGGAGGCCGCGCGCCGGGCGCCGGACGCGCCGGCCGTCCTGGACGCCGGCGGCCCGGTCTACACGTACGGCGAACTGGTGGCCGCCGCCGGACGCCTGGCGCGGCTGCTGCACGAGCGGGGTGTGGGGCCGGGCGACTACGTCGGGGTCGTCGGCCGGCACCGGCCGGACACCGTCGTGGCGCTGGTGGCGGTCGCGCTCAGCGGCGCCACGTTCGTGCCGTGCCACCCCGACTGGCCGCCGAACCGGCTCGGCTACGTGCTGTCCAGCACCGGGGCGCGCTGCCTGGTCGGCGGCATCGCGGACCTGGCCCGGGTGGACACCTGGCCGCCGGTGGCGCCGGGGCTCACCGACCTGGTCGCCCTCGACGTCGACGCGGACACCCCGCCGCTGCTGCCCGACCGCGAGCGGGTGGCCCGGCGGTGGGACGCCGCGGTGGCCGCGGCCGACCCGGTCGCGGCCGCCGGCCTGACACTGCCCGGCGGCCACCGGCACACCGGGGCCGACCTCGACGCGTACGCGGCGCACGTGGCCGGGCTGGTGCTGGCCGAGCAGCCCTCGACCGTCCTGGAGATCGGCTTCGGTTCCGGCGCGGTGCTGCGCCGGGTCGCGCCGCAGGTGGACCTCTACGCCGGCCTGGACCCGGCCGAACAGGCGGTGCGGGCCGGCGTGGCCTGGGCCAAGGACGAGGGGATCTTCGCCGACCTGGTACGCGGGTTCGCCGACGAGGTGGCCGAACTGCTGCCCGGCTCGTACGACGTGGCCGTGCTCGCCGGCACCGTGACGCACTTCCCCGGCGTCCGGTACCTGCGCGCCACCCTCGACCGGCTGGCCGGGGTCGTCCGGCCCGGTGGCGCGGTCGTGGTCGCCGACGTCGTCCCGCCGGGCGCCGCCCCGGCGCCCGGGCTGCTCACGCTGCCGGCCGAGTTCTTCGCCACGCTCGATGCGGGCACCTGGTCGTCGATCGAGGTCCGGCCGCGGGAGGGCGTGCCGGGGCTGCCCGCGGAACTGGCCAACCGGTACGACGTGGTGTTGCGGCGGGCGGAAGCCCCGGCGGCGACCACCGCCGGCCCGGACACGACCGGCCCGGACACGACCGGCCCGGCTACGACCGGCTCGGCCGGGCTGCGGGTCTGGACCCGTCGGGACGTCCAGCGCCGCGCCGGGCACCTGTCGCCGCGCGGTCGTCCCGGCGACATCGCGTACGTCATCTTCACCTCGGGCTCGACCGGGCGGCCCAAGGGTGTCACGGTGTCCAACACGGCGCTGGTGAACATGCTGGAGTGGGTCACCGCGGAGTTCGGCGTGGGGCCGGCCGAC is a genomic window containing:
- a CDS encoding AMP-binding protein yields the protein MSQTVEYPPGEWNATDHPYRDDIVPAQLILEAARRAPDAPAVLDAGGPVYTYGELVAAAGRLARLLHERGVGPGDYVGVVGRHRPDTVVALVAVALSGATFVPCHPDWPPNRLGYVLSSTGARCLVGGIADLARVDTWPPVAPGLTDLVALDVDADTPPLLPDRERVARRWDAAVAAADPVAAAGLTLPGGHRHTGADLDAYAAHVAGLVLAEQPSTVLEIGFGSGAVLRRVAPQVDLYAGLDPAEQAVRAGVAWAKDEGIFADLVRGFADEVAELLPGSYDVAVLAGTVTHFPGVRYLRATLDRLAGVVRPGGAVVVADVVPPGAAPAPGLLTLPAEFFATLDAGTWSSIEVRPREGVPGLPAELANRYDVVLRRAEAPAATTAGPDTTGPDTTGPATTGSAGLRVWTRRDVQRRAGHLSPRGRPGDIAYVIFTSGSTGRPKGVTVSNTALVNMLEWVTAEFGVGPADRLLQVTSFCFDLSIYDIFGLLAAGGSIRLASDEELTEPARVADILISEPITFWNSAPPLFAWVLPFLSTSTADGPGRRSMRLMFLAGDWIALSVPDEIRTIFPNVEIINYGGATETTVWSTYFRIGAVDPAWPSIPYGRPMWNARYYVLDERRQPVPIGEPGDLYAAGTVLAVGYHGDPVLTAQRYVPDPFVPGERMYACGDRGLWRPDGELQFLGRVDHQVKIRGFRVELGEIESVIAAVEGVREAVVVTVDAAGARSLAAFYTCRPPGAPVELVRTALVDRLPEYMVPARLSQLDELPLTSNGKVDRAALGELARTQTATDGPGGAA